Sequence from the Ochrobactrum sp. Marseille-Q0166 genome:
GCCTGAACTTTAGGACTGGTTGCAAGCGCTACGAACTTTTCAGCAAGTTCTTTATTGGCGCTTTTTTCTGGAATGACATAATGCATTGGCTGCCCGGGCATACCCGGCGAAGGCAGAACAAGTTTCATTTCCGGTGGAAGCTGGCCATTGGCCTTCCACGAATAGAACATATCAACCCAGACCGGACCCATGGCGATTTCACCACGGCTCAACATGTCGAGCGTACCTGCATTGCCCGGTGTCAATGTTGCATTCGTGGTGAACTCTTTCAGCGAGGCAAAGGCCTTGTCCCAGTTCCTGGCTTCGCCTTCTTCGAACGGACCTTTCATCAGTTTGTCTGAATCGCCACCATAGGCATAAACCCAGCCCATGACGAAGCTCACGCCCGATGCGCCACCTTTGATGCCATTATAACCGAACTGCTTCGGGTTTTCCTTGGCCCATGTGATTAACTCGTCATAGCTTTTCGGTGGATTTGCAACGAGAGCCGGGTTGTAGGCAAGCGCCGTCTGGCTGTTGAACATTGGCATAACATAGCCATCGACATTGGTACCAAGCGCCATCTTGGCGTTGTCGCGCGTGACGAGCTTGCCGCTGTCGATCTTGCTGCGATAGTTTTCGAGAAAATTCTTTTCGACCATCGGGCCTGCAAATTTCTCATGAACAACTGCAACGTCAGCGTCCCACTTTTCAATGCCAGCCTTTGACTGTGCTTCGAAGCGCTCGAGAATTTTCTGGGAGCCAGCGTCGCCCGGGCCGGTGCCAACAACGCGAACCGTTGTGCCAGGATTTTCCTTCTCGAACAATGGACCGAGATACTCATTTACGTAATCGACCATGTTTTGATCGCCAGCAGTCAAAACGGTCAATTCCTGCGCTGCGGCCGGCGACGCCGTCAGGCCGAGGACAAGAGCTGTTTTCAGGATCGTCTTCATCGAATAATTCCTGCTTTTATATCCGCATAGCGGAAGATTTAGGCGGTTGGATATTGTGTATCCGGTGAGGTGTAATCGGGAATTCTGTGCGGTTGCGGACGGTTATAGGCCCGCAATCCTCTGCTGAGCAGGTCAAACTGCTAAAGATCGGATTGATGAGAACTCTTTAGATGTGCACAGCTGTGCATTGCCGGAGAAACCACTCATCAAGCTTATCAGGTCACTTATCGAACAGGAAAAGCGCCTGTTCAGGAATACGGATTTCAACTGGTGAACCGGG
This genomic interval carries:
- a CDS encoding extracellular solute-binding protein — its product is MKTILKTALVLGLTASPAAAQELTVLTAGDQNMVDYVNEYLGPLFEKENPGTTVRVVGTGPGDAGSQKILERFEAQSKAGIEKWDADVAVVHEKFAGPMVEKNFLENYRSKIDSGKLVTRDNAKMALGTNVDGYVMPMFNSQTALAYNPALVANPPKSYDELITWAKENPKQFGYNGIKGGASGVSFVMGWVYAYGGDSDKLMKGPFEEGEARNWDKAFASLKEFTTNATLTPGNAGTLDMLSRGEIAMGPVWVDMFYSWKANGQLPPEMKLVLPSPGMPGQPMHYVIPEKSANKELAEKFVALATSPKVQAEGIVERFNWYPGIDAEHVQAELNTDTWNKLFTDISPEDLAKYGKPFPIAPYNKAILEAYERQVGN